The following proteins are co-located in the Microplitis demolitor isolate Queensland-Clemson2020A chromosome 3, iyMicDemo2.1a, whole genome shotgun sequence genome:
- the LOC103570551 gene encoding radial spoke head protein 3 homolog isoform X2, with translation MPAGLSSLPPSSFDYNNYKSPAFTIIQRDHLDSTLPILHINNFNSSDDNDNYNNEDYNCNDKKNNLSKIKNENNDFLSRKRISKSNDHLVLANLQNNQVNPLKKKQHTKSHDHLSKGDDKIKILNDDSSSLFIGNNKLAMNLSTEDFNEVLTAKLKKMQDNNDRQVSSSKSSNKNNKNNNNNNNNNNNNNNNNNNNNNNNNKQSPQKKPFITTVKTGEFLMPPPEVASLLGMSPNGSWIGHDLDDTHEGLPRSRFRPFIFRGKRPEVRHSSHNARCPAALKATVDFPVNVINSSGVTASTLANEVHARKATNSKFNETDQSLPFANIMFDRRVVRGSTLASASNLADYEQSQAARQAEARRKQLSKKKAQIQATRSMMMKMSTPPPIPGRKHEPVQTELYLEELLEKPQESEAATQTDYFLDRPPTPSFCPGKLFDFDTEVQPILEVLVGKTIEQALIEVLEEEELAALKEQQRRFRELRVTEKVEKLRLEEQERRLREEKERRLNQHEEALKIQKETEERVAAAVLLTGYVAELLPTVLDRLKMSGYLLDEIKEDTEEGFMPWIVNEVKKEMNTMVDSRKLLEDIIKEILENRAEMYSKKAEEYDTDSTRSLTTPKKESENGENEDVDKAKDESNNFTTHESMLSD, from the exons atgcCGGCTGGATTATCAAGTCTTCCACCGTCTTCttttgattataataattataaatcaccAGCATTTACAATAATACAACGTGATCATTTGGATAGTACACTACCTATtcttcatattaataattttaatagtagtgatgataatgataattataataatgaagattataattgtaatgataaaaaaaataatttatcaaaaattaaaaatgaaaataatgattttttatcacGTAAACGTATTAGTAAATCAAATGATCATTTAGTACTTGCAAATCTTCAAAATAATCAAGTTaatccattgaaaaaaaaacaacatacCAAAAGTCATGATCATCTTTCCAAAGgtgatgataaaattaaaatattaaatgatgatTCATCGTCATTATTTAttggtaataataaattggcTATGAATTTATCAACTGAAGATTTTAATGAAGTACTGACggctaaattaaaaaaaatgcaagataataatgatagaCAAGTATCATCAAGTAAaagtagtaataaaaataataaaaataataataataataataataataataataataataataataataataataataataataataataataataaacagtcaccacaaaaaaaaccatttataACAACGGTAAAAACAGGAGAATTTTTGATGCCACCACCAGAAGTAGCATCACTACTTGGGATGTCACCAAATGGCTCTTGGATTGGCCACGACCTGGATGACACACACGAAGGTCTTCCACGCTCCAGGTTCCGGCCATTTATTTTCCGCGGTAAACGACCGGAAGTACGTCACAGTAGTCACAATGCTAGGTGTCCTGCGGCCCTTAAAGCTACTGTCGACTTTCCCGTTAACGTTATAAATTCTTCGGGTGTCACTGCTTCGACCTTGGCTAATGAAGTACATGCTCGGAAAGCTACGAATAGCAAATTTAATGAAAC TGATCAATCACTTCCCTTTGCAAATATTATGTTTGATAGACGTGTTGTTCGTGGTAGCACACTTGCTTCAGCCTCAAATCTT gcTGACTATGAACAATCACAAGCAGCGAGACAAGCAGAAGCGCGCAGAAAacaattgtcaaaaaaaaaagcacaAATTCAAGCAACAAGATCAATGATGATGAAAATGTCTACACCTCCTCCAATTCCAGGAAGAAAACACGAACCTGTGCAAACAGAATTATATCTTGAagaa tTGCTTGAGAAGCCACAGGAATCTGAAGCTGCAACACAAACAGATTATTTTTTGGACAGACCACCAACACCTTCTTTTTGTCCTGGAAAA cTCTTTGACTTCGATACGGAAGTTCAACCTATCCTCGAAGTACTGGTAGGAAAGACGATAGAACAGGCCTTAATTGAAGTACTAGAAGAAGAGGAACTTGCTGCTCTTAAAGAGCAACAAAGAAGATTCCGCGAATTACGAGTTactgaaaaagttgaaaaattacgaTTAGAAGAGCAGGAACGAAGACTTAGAGAAGAAAAA GAACGACGACTTAACCAACATGAAGAAGcgttaaaaatacaaaaagaaaCAGAAGAACGTGTTGCAGCAGCAGTTTTGTTGACTGGTTATGTCGCTGAACTTTTACCAACTGTATTGGATAGATTAAAAATGTCTGGGTATTTATTGGACGAAATAAAAGAGGATACAGAAGAAGGTTTCATGCCTTGGATTGTAAATGAagtgaaaaaagaaatgaatacTATGGTGGATAGTAGAAAATTACTTGAag atatcataaaagaaattttggaaaatcgaGCTGAAATGTATAGTAAAAAAGCAGAAGAGTATGATACAGATAGCACTAGATCATTAACAACTCCAAAAAAAGAGAGTGAAAATGGAGAAAATGAAGATGTTGATAAAGCTAAAGAtgaatctaataattttaccaCTCATGAATCAATGTTAAGcgattaa
- the LOC103570551 gene encoding radial spoke head protein 3 homolog isoform X1 produces the protein MPAGLSSLPPSSFDYNNYKSPAFTIIQRDHLDSTLPILHINNFNSSDDNDNYNNEDYNCNDKKNNLSKIKNENNDFLSRKRISKSNDHLVLANLQNNQVNPLKKKQHTKSHDHLSKGDDKIKILNDDSSSLFIGNNKLAMNLSTEDFNEVLTAKLKKMQDNNDRQVSSSKSSNKNNKNNNNNNNNNNNNNNNNNNNNNNNNKQSPQKKPFITTVKTGEFLMPPPEVASLLGMSPNGSWIGHDLDDTHEGLPRSRFRPFIFRGKRPEVRHSSHNARCPAALKATVDFPVNVINSSGVTASTLANEVHARKATNSKFNETDQSLPFANIMFDRRVVRGSTLASASNLADYEQSQAARQAEARRKQLSKKKAQIQATRSMMMKMSTPPPIPGRKHEPVQTELYLEELLEKPQESEAATQTDYFLDRPPTPSFCPGKVGVDAETQIGPGDLFDFDTEVQPILEVLVGKTIEQALIEVLEEEELAALKEQQRRFRELRVTEKVEKLRLEEQERRLREEKERRLNQHEEALKIQKETEERVAAAVLLTGYVAELLPTVLDRLKMSGYLLDEIKEDTEEGFMPWIVNEVKKEMNTMVDSRKLLEDIIKEILENRAEMYSKKAEEYDTDSTRSLTTPKKESENGENEDVDKAKDESNNFTTHESMLSD, from the exons atgcCGGCTGGATTATCAAGTCTTCCACCGTCTTCttttgattataataattataaatcaccAGCATTTACAATAATACAACGTGATCATTTGGATAGTACACTACCTATtcttcatattaataattttaatagtagtgatgataatgataattataataatgaagattataattgtaatgataaaaaaaataatttatcaaaaattaaaaatgaaaataatgattttttatcacGTAAACGTATTAGTAAATCAAATGATCATTTAGTACTTGCAAATCTTCAAAATAATCAAGTTaatccattgaaaaaaaaacaacatacCAAAAGTCATGATCATCTTTCCAAAGgtgatgataaaattaaaatattaaatgatgatTCATCGTCATTATTTAttggtaataataaattggcTATGAATTTATCAACTGAAGATTTTAATGAAGTACTGACggctaaattaaaaaaaatgcaagataataatgatagaCAAGTATCATCAAGTAAaagtagtaataaaaataataaaaataataataataataataataataataataataataataataataataataataataataataataataataaacagtcaccacaaaaaaaaccatttataACAACGGTAAAAACAGGAGAATTTTTGATGCCACCACCAGAAGTAGCATCACTACTTGGGATGTCACCAAATGGCTCTTGGATTGGCCACGACCTGGATGACACACACGAAGGTCTTCCACGCTCCAGGTTCCGGCCATTTATTTTCCGCGGTAAACGACCGGAAGTACGTCACAGTAGTCACAATGCTAGGTGTCCTGCGGCCCTTAAAGCTACTGTCGACTTTCCCGTTAACGTTATAAATTCTTCGGGTGTCACTGCTTCGACCTTGGCTAATGAAGTACATGCTCGGAAAGCTACGAATAGCAAATTTAATGAAAC TGATCAATCACTTCCCTTTGCAAATATTATGTTTGATAGACGTGTTGTTCGTGGTAGCACACTTGCTTCAGCCTCAAATCTT gcTGACTATGAACAATCACAAGCAGCGAGACAAGCAGAAGCGCGCAGAAAacaattgtcaaaaaaaaaagcacaAATTCAAGCAACAAGATCAATGATGATGAAAATGTCTACACCTCCTCCAATTCCAGGAAGAAAACACGAACCTGTGCAAACAGAATTATATCTTGAagaa tTGCTTGAGAAGCCACAGGAATCTGAAGCTGCAACACAAACAGATTATTTTTTGGACAGACCACCAACACCTTCTTTTTGTCCTGGAAAAGTAGGTGTGGATGCTGAAACTCAAATAGGACCTGgtgat cTCTTTGACTTCGATACGGAAGTTCAACCTATCCTCGAAGTACTGGTAGGAAAGACGATAGAACAGGCCTTAATTGAAGTACTAGAAGAAGAGGAACTTGCTGCTCTTAAAGAGCAACAAAGAAGATTCCGCGAATTACGAGTTactgaaaaagttgaaaaattacgaTTAGAAGAGCAGGAACGAAGACTTAGAGAAGAAAAA GAACGACGACTTAACCAACATGAAGAAGcgttaaaaatacaaaaagaaaCAGAAGAACGTGTTGCAGCAGCAGTTTTGTTGACTGGTTATGTCGCTGAACTTTTACCAACTGTATTGGATAGATTAAAAATGTCTGGGTATTTATTGGACGAAATAAAAGAGGATACAGAAGAAGGTTTCATGCCTTGGATTGTAAATGAagtgaaaaaagaaatgaatacTATGGTGGATAGTAGAAAATTACTTGAag atatcataaaagaaattttggaaaatcgaGCTGAAATGTATAGTAAAAAAGCAGAAGAGTATGATACAGATAGCACTAGATCATTAACAACTCCAAAAAAAGAGAGTGAAAATGGAGAAAATGAAGATGTTGATAAAGCTAAAGAtgaatctaataattttaccaCTCATGAATCAATGTTAAGcgattaa
- the LOC103570549 gene encoding activin receptor type-2B isoform X2, with the protein MAVSLYKVSYLTLIGLLGLSCVVGHDIKGSTQCEYYNDTLCEDPSKKCPEIEKCSPPEPDKRNHCYVLWQIDEVTKKSIVKLKGCFLDSRECYDKQCCVEKSSDRKGKMYFCCCDGDMCNQNYTWDPQPTEPPSKDHEFKPVPNPEQHVITLIVSVLVPMLLLTIILSSLFWCYKQRKLGYFNEVPTLEPLPLPHPSPNLGLRPIHLVEIKARGRFGAVWKAQYKNDIVAVKVFPMQDKQSWQTEQEIFKLAHMNHEDILRFIGVEKRGDNLQAEFWLITAYHEKGSLCDYLKANVVTWAEMCRIAESMARGLMHLHEEIPANKADGYKPAVAHRDFKSKNVLLKSDMSACIADFGLALIFQPGKPCGDTHGQVGTRRYMAPEVLEGAINFTRDSFLRIDMYACGLVLWELASRCTVQDGPIGDYRLPFEEEVGLHPTLEDMQESVVLKKERPFIQETWRKHPGLLSICDTMEECWDHDAEARLSASCVMERITILSRSLVINSSTLIRVDNTNDSIITKESSM; encoded by the exons ATGGCTGTGTCTTTATATAAAGTTTCGTATCTTACCCTTATTGGATTACTAG GTTTATCGTGTGTTGTTGGCCATGATATTAAAGGTTCAACGCAGTgtgaatattataatgataCATTATGTGAAGATCCATCTAAAAAATGTccagaaatagaaaaatgttCGCCACCTGAACCAGACAAAAGAAATCACTGTTATGTGCTATGGCAAATTGATGAAGTTACTAAAAAGTCTATTGTTAAACTAAAG ggTTGTTTCTTAGACAGTAGAGAATGTTATGATAAACAATGTTGCGTAGAAAAAAGTAGTGACCGTAAAGGAAAAATGTACTTTTGTTGTTGTGATGGCGATATGTGTAATCAAAATTACACATGGGATCCTCAGCCAACTGAACCACCTTCTAAAGATCATG AATTTAAACCAGTACCAAATCCAGAACAACATGTAATTACACTTATTGTATCTGTATTGGTGCCAATGTTActattgacaattattttgtCATCATTGTTTTGGTGTTACAAACAACGAAAACTTGGCTATTTTAATGAg gtTCCAACATTAGAACCTCTTCCATTACCTCATCCGTCACCAAATTTGGGTTTGCGGCCAATTCatttagtagaaataaaaGCCCGTGGACGTTTTGGTGCTGTATGGAAAGCCcagtataaaaatgatattgttGCTGTTAAAGTATTTCCAATGCAGGATAAACAGTCATGGCAAACAGaacaagaaatatttaaattggcTCACATGAATCATGAAGATATATTACGATTTATTGGAGTGGAAAAACGTGGTGACAATTTACAAGCTGAATTCTGGTTGATAACAGCTTATCATGAAAAAGGATCATTGTGTGATTATTTAAAAGCAAATGTCGTAACATGGGCTGAAATGTGTCGTATTGCTGAGTCAATGGCACGTGGTTTAATGCATTTGCATGAAGAAATTCCAGCAAATAAAGCCGATGGTTATAAACCCGCAGTAGCACACCGtgattttaaatctaaaaatgtTCTTCTTAAATCCGACATGAGCGCATGCATTGCGGACTTTGGACTTGCGTTGATATTTCAACCTGGAAAACCTTGTGGCGACACTCATGGACAA gTTGGTACTCGACGATATATGGCGCCAGAAGTATTAGAGGGTGCGATAAATTTTACACGAGACTCATTTTTACGTATTGATATGTACGCTTGTGGTCTAGTACTCTGGGAGCTGGCGTCACGATGTACTGTACAAGAT GGACCTATCGGGGATTATAGATTACCTTTTGAAGAAGAAGTTGGTCTTCATCCGACTCTTGAAGATATGCAAGAAAGTGTTGTGCTTAAAAAAGAACGTCCATTTATACAGGAAACATGGCGAAAACAtcca ggTCTTTTATCTATATGTGATACAATGGAAGAATGTTGGGATCATGATGCTGAGGCACGATTATCAGCGTCCTGTGTTATGGAGAGAATAACTATTTTGAGTAGAAGTCTTGTTATAAATTCGTCGACTTTAATACGCGTCGATAATACCAATGATTCTATCATCACCAAGGAATCTAGTATGTAG
- the LOC103570549 gene encoding activin receptor type-2B isoform X1, with amino-acid sequence MAVSLYKVSYLTLIGLLGLSCVVGHDIKGSTQCEYYNDTLCEDPSKKCPEIEKCSPPEPDKRNHCYVLWQIDEVTKKSIVKLKGCFLDSRECYDKQCCVEKSSDRKGKMYFCCCDGDMCNQNYTWDPQPTEPPSKDHEFKPVPNPEQHVITLIVSVLVPMLLLTIILSSLFWCYKQRKLGYFNEVPTLEPLPLPHPSPNLGLRPIHLVEIKARGRFGAVWKAQYKNDIVAVKVFPMQDKQSWQTEQEIFKLAHMNHEDILRFIGVEKRGDNLQAEFWLITAYHEKGSLCDYLKANVVTWAEMCRIAESMARGLMHLHEEIPANKADGYKPAVAHRDFKSKNVLLKSDMSACIADFGLALIFQPGKPCGDTHGQVGTRRYMAPEVLEGAINFTRDSFLRIDMYACGLVLWELASRCTVQDGPIGDYRLPFEEEVGLHPTLEDMQESVVLKKERPFIQETWRKHPGLLSICDTMEECWDHDAEARLSASCVMERITILSRSLVINSSTLIRVDNTNDSIITKESNRHLHV; translated from the exons ATGGCTGTGTCTTTATATAAAGTTTCGTATCTTACCCTTATTGGATTACTAG GTTTATCGTGTGTTGTTGGCCATGATATTAAAGGTTCAACGCAGTgtgaatattataatgataCATTATGTGAAGATCCATCTAAAAAATGTccagaaatagaaaaatgttCGCCACCTGAACCAGACAAAAGAAATCACTGTTATGTGCTATGGCAAATTGATGAAGTTACTAAAAAGTCTATTGTTAAACTAAAG ggTTGTTTCTTAGACAGTAGAGAATGTTATGATAAACAATGTTGCGTAGAAAAAAGTAGTGACCGTAAAGGAAAAATGTACTTTTGTTGTTGTGATGGCGATATGTGTAATCAAAATTACACATGGGATCCTCAGCCAACTGAACCACCTTCTAAAGATCATG AATTTAAACCAGTACCAAATCCAGAACAACATGTAATTACACTTATTGTATCTGTATTGGTGCCAATGTTActattgacaattattttgtCATCATTGTTTTGGTGTTACAAACAACGAAAACTTGGCTATTTTAATGAg gtTCCAACATTAGAACCTCTTCCATTACCTCATCCGTCACCAAATTTGGGTTTGCGGCCAATTCatttagtagaaataaaaGCCCGTGGACGTTTTGGTGCTGTATGGAAAGCCcagtataaaaatgatattgttGCTGTTAAAGTATTTCCAATGCAGGATAAACAGTCATGGCAAACAGaacaagaaatatttaaattggcTCACATGAATCATGAAGATATATTACGATTTATTGGAGTGGAAAAACGTGGTGACAATTTACAAGCTGAATTCTGGTTGATAACAGCTTATCATGAAAAAGGATCATTGTGTGATTATTTAAAAGCAAATGTCGTAACATGGGCTGAAATGTGTCGTATTGCTGAGTCAATGGCACGTGGTTTAATGCATTTGCATGAAGAAATTCCAGCAAATAAAGCCGATGGTTATAAACCCGCAGTAGCACACCGtgattttaaatctaaaaatgtTCTTCTTAAATCCGACATGAGCGCATGCATTGCGGACTTTGGACTTGCGTTGATATTTCAACCTGGAAAACCTTGTGGCGACACTCATGGACAA gTTGGTACTCGACGATATATGGCGCCAGAAGTATTAGAGGGTGCGATAAATTTTACACGAGACTCATTTTTACGTATTGATATGTACGCTTGTGGTCTAGTACTCTGGGAGCTGGCGTCACGATGTACTGTACAAGAT GGACCTATCGGGGATTATAGATTACCTTTTGAAGAAGAAGTTGGTCTTCATCCGACTCTTGAAGATATGCAAGAAAGTGTTGTGCTTAAAAAAGAACGTCCATTTATACAGGAAACATGGCGAAAACAtcca ggTCTTTTATCTATATGTGATACAATGGAAGAATGTTGGGATCATGATGCTGAGGCACGATTATCAGCGTCCTGTGTTATGGAGAGAATAACTATTTTGAGTAGAAGTCTTGTTATAAATTCGTCGACTTTAATACGCGTCGATAATACCAATGATTCTATCATCACCAAGGAATCTA atcGGCACTTGCATGTGTGA